GAAGCTCGGTGAACTTGAACTTCACGTTTGAGGCGTTCTGTTAATTGATCCTCTGCCATATCAAGGTCGTAATCCATTTGTAAGCCAAGCCAGAATTGGGGAGACATATCAAAATATTTAGCCAATCGTAAAGCTGTATCTGCCGTTATTCTTCGCTTGCCATGAACTATCTCATTAATTCGACGCGCAGGAACTCTGATGTCAAGCGCCAACCGATTTTGGCTAATTCCCATAGGCTGTAAGAACTCTTCAAGCAGAATTTCACCGGGATGTATAGGTGCGATCTTTTTTGAACTCATAATTAAAACCTCCTAAT
The Thermodesulfobacteriota bacterium genome window above contains:
- a CDS encoding HigA family addiction module antitoxin encodes the protein MSSKKIAPIHPGEILLEEFLQPMGISQNRLALDIRVPARRINEIVHGKRRITADTALRLAKYFDMSPQFWLGLQMDYDLDMAEDQLTERLKREVQVHRASA